A genomic window from Diospyros lotus cultivar Yz01 chromosome 2, ASM1463336v1, whole genome shotgun sequence includes:
- the LOC127795992 gene encoding cyclic phosphodiesterase: protein MASPALPVGQSQQPLNRVYSVWALPPEDVTKRLKKLMEGLRSEFGGPKFEPHVTVVGAIALTEDDALSKFRAACHGLKAYPAAVEKVATGIFFYQCVFLLLHPTPEVMETSSHCTSHFGYKSSTSYMPHLSLLYGDLSDEEKQRAQEKANILDEGIGSLSFQITRLALYETDTEDNTLESWKKVADCKLDL, encoded by the exons atgGCGTCTCCGGCCCTTCCAGTTGGCCAATCGCAGCAGCCCCTGAATCGGGTGTATTCGGTGTGGGCTCTTCCGCCCGAGGACGTCACGAAGCGTCTCAAGAAGCTGATGGAGGGCCTCCGATCCGAGTTCGGCGGCCCCAAGTTTGAGCCCCATGTCACCGTCGTCGGCGCCATAGCTCTGACGGAGGACGACGCGCTTTCCAAGTTCCGCGCCGCCTGTCATGGCCTCAAAGCCTATCCCGCCGCCGTGGAGAAGGTGGCCACTGGCATCTTCTTCTACCAGTGCGTTTTTCTCCTCCTCCACCCCACCCCTGAG GTAATGGAGACTAGTTCACATTGCACCAGCCATTTTGGTTACAAGAGCTCAACCT CTTATATGCCGCATCTGAGCCTCCTGTACGGGGATTTGTCCGATGAGGAGAAACAGAGAGCTCAAGAGAAAGCTAACATACTTGACGAGGGCATCGGCAGCCTGAGCTTCCAGATAACTCGGCTTGCTCTGTACGAAACGGACACAGAAGACAATACTCTTGAATCCTGGAAGAAGGTTGCTGACTGCAAGCTTGATCTTTAA
- the LOC127794675 gene encoding protein NRT1/ PTR FAMILY 4.5-like yields MGSKQWDKIWGQDPILLPLEKPDQLIEGKVDWRGRAASKDKHGGKKTALLILVAFGFENMASLALAVNLVTYFNEVMHFNLADAANELTNFMGTSYILSILMALLADTFIGRSKIVFISFCLEFKGIGLLALQAHLPKLKPAPCNIFDPHGNCTQVGGTNSVLLFVALYLVALGSGGVKASLPSHGADQFEEKDPEEAKGLSSFFNWLLLAVCVGGVVSLTLIVWVEDNKGWDLGLGISSLAMFVGAVLFLCGFPLYRIHVIQATNPVIEIIQVYVAALCNRKLQLPEDPEELYEIHRDKEAAAMETEFLPHSDAFRFLDKAAIQTPSTQSGNPENPSPWKLCRVTQVENAKIILAMLPIFCCTIIMTLCLAQLQTFSVHQGITMDTKVTDSFKIPAASLPIIPVLFLVILIPIYDKIFVRFARRITGLPTGITHLQRVGVGLLLSSVSMAAAGLMEVKRKQVARNHGMLDAIPILQPLPISVFWLSIQYFIFGIADLFTYVGLLEFFYSQAPKGLKAISSCFLWSSMAVGYFLSTIMVKIVNSATKGRTRSEGWLAGNNINRNHLNLFYWLLSLVSLINFIMYLFVARRYTYRPQGLQENSKEDNTVKALSN; encoded by the exons ATGGGTTCAAAGCAATGGGACAAAATATGGGGACAAGACCCCATTTTGCTTCCTCTT GAAAAGCCTGATCAGCTTATTGAAGGCAAGGTGGATTGGAGGGGTAGAGCAGCCAGTAAGGACAAACATGGAGGAAAGAAAACTGCTTTGCTCATATTAG TGGCCTTCGGTTTCGAGAACATGGCAAGTTTGGCACTGGCAGTGAACTTGGTGACATATTTCAATGAGGTGATGCACTTCAACTTGGCCGACGCTGCGAACGAGCTGACCAACTTCATGGGCACCAGCTACATTCTCTCCATTCTCATGGCCCTCCTCGCCGACACCTTCATCGGCCGATCCAAAAttgtcttcatttctttctGTCTTGAGTTCAAG GGAATTGGATTGCTAGCATTACAAGCTCACTTGCCGAAGCTGAAGCCAGCTCCGTGCAACATATTCGATCCGCATGGAAACTGCACTCAAGTCGGAGGCACCAACTCTGTGCTGCTCTTTGTGGCTCTGTACTTGGTGGCGCTTGGCAGCGGAGGGGTGAAAGCCTCCTTGCCGTCGCACGGCGCCGACCAGTTTGAAGAGAAAGACCCTGAAGAGGCCAAAGGCCTCTCCAGCTTCTTCAACTGGCTGCTACTGGCGGTGTGCGTCGGAGGAGTAGTTAGTCTAACCCTAATTGTCTGGGTCGAAGACAACAAGGGCTGGGATTTGGGGCTTGGAATCTCATCCCTTGCCATGTTCGTGGGAGCTGTTCTCTTTCTTTGCGGATTTCCACTCTACAGGATTCATGTTATTCAAGCAACGAATCCTGTCATTGAGATCATACAG GTATATGTAGCTGCTTTATGCAACAGAAAGCTTCAGTTGCCCGAGGATCCTGAAGAGCTGTATGAGATCCATAGGGACAAAGAAGCTGCTGCCATGGAAACTGAGTTTCTACCCCACAGTGATGCTTTCCG GTTCCTTGACAAAGCAGCCATCCAAACACCTTCAACACAATCTGGAAACCCTGAAAATCCTAGTCCATGGAAACTTTGCAGAGTTACTCAAGTGGAAAACGCAAAGATAATACTAGCCATGCTTCCAATCTTTTGCTGCACAATCATAATGACCCTTTGCCTAGCTCAGCTCCAAACCTTCTCTGTCCACCAAGGCATAACCATGGACACAAAAGTCACCGATTCTTTCAAGATCCCAGCAGCTTCACTCCCCATCATCCCCGTTCTCTTCCTCGTCATCCTAATCCCCATTTACGACAAAATCTTTGTACGCTTTGCCCGGCGGATCACTGGCCTCCCTACCGGCATAACCCACCTTCAACGCGTCGGCGTCGGCCTTCTCCTCTCATCGGTATCCATGGCAGCCGCCGGGCTCATGGAAGTGAAACGAAAACAGGTGGCTCGAAACCATGGCATGCTTGATGCAATCCCAATCTTACAGCCACTGCCCATAAGCGTCTTCTGGCTATCGATTCAGTACTTTATATTTGGAATAGCCGACTTGTTTACATACGTTGGGCTTCTTGAGTTTTTCTACTCGCAAGCACCAAAAGGACTCAAAGCCATCTCCAGTTGCTTTCTTTGGTCCTCCATGGCAGTTGGGTATTTCTTGAGCACCATTATGGTCAAGATAGTGAACAGTGCAACCAAGGGAAGGACCAGAAGTGAAGGATGGCTGGCTGGGAACAACATCAATAGGAACCATCTGAATCTGTTCTACTGGCTGCTTTCTCTAGTCAGCTTGATCAAtttcatcatgtatttgttTGTTGCTAGGAGGTACACTTACAGGCCACAGGGTCTTCAGGAGAACAGCAAGGAAGATAACACGGTCAAGGCATTGAGCAACTAA
- the LOC127795778 gene encoding oil body-associated protein 2A: protein MASGDGGDVPGLAPDKGESIPPGKPMSAEQHMLDKGAEMIQSLKPVNQMNQHVCTFAMYAHDLTRQIETHHFITRANQDFLQCPVYDSDDRNGHLIGVEYMISSRIFETLPPEEQKLWHSHAYEIKSGLWVNPRVPDMVMKPELKNLSDTYGKFWCTWQVDRGDRLPLGPPVLMMSPQTGMVRPDLVERRDLKYNISTEALRNARLDIDGPERINQLADYWKHHGKGFAIHVEPTEMKKRAPFP from the exons ATGGCCTCTGGCGACGGAGGAGACGTACCGGGGCTGGCGCCGGACAAAGGGGAGTCGATACCGCCGGGAAAGCCAATGTCCGCGGAGCAGCACATGCTGGACAAAGGGGCGGAGATGATACAGTCCCTGAAGCCGGTGAACCAGATGAACCAGCACGTCTGCACCTTCGCCATGTACGCCCACGACCTCACTCGCCAGATCGAGACTCACCATTTCATCACCCGGGCTAACCAGGACTTCCTCCAGTGCCCCGTATACGACAGCGATGACCGCAATGGCCACCTCATcg GGGTTGAATATATGATATCGTCTCGGATCTTCGAGACACTGCCGCCTGAGGAACAGAAGCTCTGGCACTCCCATGCGTACGAG ATCAAATCAGGGCTGTGGGTGAATCCTCGGGTGCCGGATATGGTAATGAAGCCGGAGCTCAAAAATCTTTCCGACACCTACGGCAAATTCTGGTGCACCTGGCAGGTTGACAGAG GGGATAGGCTGCCATTAGGTCCGCCAGTGCTGATGATGTCGCCGCAGACGGGGATGGTGAGGCCGGATCTGGTAGAGAGGAGGGATCTCAAGTACAACATCTCGACGGAAGCTCTGAGGAATGCGAGGTTGGATATCGATGGGCCGGAAAGGATTAACCAGCTGGCCGACTACTGGAAGCACCACGGCAAGGGCTTTGCCATCCATGTTGAGCCCACTGAGATGAAGAAGAGAGCTCCGTTTCCATGA
- the LOC127793998 gene encoding GDSL esterase/lipase At1g29670-like, whose product MASSRQLLISYFLASMASSLVVAGPQVPCFFIFGDSTVDNGNNNGLATSAKANYTPYGVDFPDGPTGRFCNGKNIADVIAELLGFDSFIPPFATASGTTILSGVNYGSGAAGIRDETGQQLGELISMNKQLLNHQTSISRIVKFLGSEEAAAKYLNKCIYAVAIGSNDYINNYLLPKHYPTSHIYTPEEYAVVLTQQYSQQMRTLHRNGARKVALFGLGLIGCTPDEMATYGTNGSCVTMIEDYVQMFNNRLKSLIDELNGDFSDAKFVYIDSYEASLSAAYGTGVSYTTTPCCHVSLSLGKAQCAPGTVPCSNRSSYAFWDGFHPTEIINTYLGERAYSAKSPYDAYPTDIKGLAELQLGEDQIQPKDKLKNWRWSMIKSLFSGPMLGGF is encoded by the exons ATGGCCAGCTCTCGTCAGCTTCTGATCAGCTATTTCCTCGCTTCAATGGCATCGTCTCTCGTCGTCGCGGGACCCCAGGTACCTTGCTTCTTCATCTTCGGCGACTCGACGGTGGACAACGGCAACAACAACGGCCTCGCAACCTCCGCCAAAGCCAATTACACCCCTTACGGCGTCGATTTCCCCGACGGCCCCACCGGAAGATTTTGCAACGGCAAAAATATCGCCGACGTTATTG CTGAACTTCTGGGCTTCGACAGTTTCATTCCACCCTTCGCAACTGCAAGTGGCACGACCATCTTATCTGGTGTAAACTATGGCTCTGGAGCTGCCGGAATTCGTGATGAAACCGGGCAACAACTG GGGGAACTAATCAGCATGAACAAGCAGCTGCTAAACCACCAAACCTCAATCTCGCGAATCGTCAAGTTTCTGGGAAGCGAAGAAGCAGCTGCAAAATACCTAAACAAGTGCATATATGCAGTTGCAATTGGCAGCAACGATTACATCAACAACTACTTATTGCCAAAGCATTACCCTACAAGCCACATCTATACTCCAGAGGAATACGCAGTCGTCCTTACCCAGCAATATTCTCAGCAGATGAGG ACTCTGCACAGGAATGGAGCCAGGAAGGTGGCCCTCTTTGGGCTTGGTTTGATCGGCTGCACCCCAGATGAAATGGCCACTTACGGCACCAATGGATCCTGTGTGACCATGATCGAGGACTACGTGCAGATGTTCAATAACCGGCTTAAATCCCTTATTGATGAGCTCAACGGCGATTTTTCTGACGCCAAGTTCGTATACATAGACAGCTACGAAGCCTCACTGTCCGCGGCTTATGGCACCG GCGTTAGCTATACGACAACGCCCTGCTGCCATGTGTCGTTGAGCCTGGGGAAGGCGCAGTGCGCTCCGGGCACAGTACCCTGCAGCAACAGGAGCTCGTACGCGTTCTGGGACGGGTTCCATCCTACCGAGATTATCAATACGTATCTGGGTGAAAGAGCTTACAGCGCCAAGTCTCCATATGATGCTTATCCAACTGACATCAAAGGCTTGGCTGAGCTGCAACTGGGAGAAGACCAGATTCAGCCCAAAGACAAGCTGAAGAATTGGAGGTGGAGCATGATAAAAAGCCTATTTTCCGGTCCAATGTTGGGAGGCTTTTGA